The Leishmania mexicana MHOM/GT/2001/U1103 complete genome, chromosome 32 genome has a window encoding:
- a CDS encoding putative RNA-binding protein, with translation MTVNNSNNNGERLGSGTARLFVGQLNFDATEHDLRQIFSFYGHVIHTNVLRDADGKSTGSGFVTFRVTDEADFAIMSMHDRYNMGREKPLQVSYCRRSERISPFGYEHAMKLREKNTTNPPPPQPTSS, from the coding sequence ATGACAgtcaacaacagcaacaacaacggcgaGAGGCTGGGGAGTGGCACGGCTCGCCTGTTCGTTGGTCAGCTGAACTTTGACGCCACCGAGCATGATCTCCGCCAGATCTTCTCCTTTTACGGCCACGTCATTCACACGAacgtgctgcgcgatgcGGACGGCAagagcaccggcagcggcttcGTCACGTTTCGCGTCACAGACGAGGCGGACTTCGCCATCATGTCCATGCACGATCGTTACAACATGGGCCGGGAGAAGCCGCTGCAGGTATCCtactgccgccgcagcgaacGCATCTCACCGTTTGGGTACGAGCACGCAATGAAACTTCGGGAGAAGAACACCACGaacccgccaccaccgcagccgacGTCATCGTGA